A DNA window from Patagioenas fasciata isolate bPatFas1 chromosome 1, bPatFas1.hap1, whole genome shotgun sequence contains the following coding sequences:
- the BOC gene encoding brother of CDO isoform X4: protein MGVCRREPVPAGAKIFRCVLLERAGAAAKTSRGICSRASTASPEAAYGTLPWAPLPQETLHGMAMTRGKKRPMSPISCLFLAAASCFARLSESLQVTVQPASIVQKLGGLVSLGCVVDPPRVNLTWRLNGKELAGSDEVLGIHIERGKLVIAALNNRTVGRYQCIARVPEGVIASVPAVVTLANLKDFKFDGQHVIEVDEGNTAVIACDLPESHPKAQVRYSVKQEWLEASRDNYLIMPSGNLQIVNASQEDEGTYKCAAYNPVTQEVKTSVSSERLRVRRSTAEAARIIYPPEAQTIIVTKGQSLILECVASGIPPPRVSWAKDGSSVSAYNKTRFLLSNLLIDPTSEEDSGTYSCTADNGVGEAGAAFIFYNVQVFEPPEVTMELSQQIIPWGQSAKFTCEVRGNPQPSVMWLRNAVPLSASHRLRLSRKALRLVSVGPEDDGIYQCMAENEVGSAQAMVQLRTARPGATRNPGRDAQLGSAQPPTPPSRDSALKLPLDKAVLPKPGTTPLAASPQCAANSELVSPAEAPIILSSPRTSKTDSYDLVWRPRPDSRAPILYYVVKHRKVTNASDSWAVRDIPASQHRLTLTRLDPGSLYEVEMAAHNCAGEGQTAMVTFRTGRRPKPEIVASKEQQIQKDDPGTSTQSSNQPDNSRLSPPEAPDRPTISVASETSVYVTWIPRGNGGFPIQSFRVEYKKLKKLGDWVLATSDIPPSRLSVEIPGLEKGMSYKFRVRALNILGESEPSAASRPYVVSGYSNRVYERPVAGPYITFTDAINETTIMLKWMYIPASNNNTPIHGFYIYYRPTDSDNDSDYKKDVVEGDRYWHSISHLQPETSYDIKMQCFNEGGESEFSNVMICETKARKSLGLPGRLPPSTVVPQQRPPLSGGHSGLGTGAMVARSSDLPYLIVGVVLGSIVLLIVAFIPFCLWRAWSKQKQTIDMGFPGAGLLVSSCQYTMVPLRGISAPRANGHPYVNGQPYANGAHLNGICPSAGVGYASTKPRDYSPDEVPQSHEETNALLQARVLHNGNAQQDYQPSRLPNSRTEDSSFLYSLPDDSTHQLLQPQDDCPHLQEHFVGLHHPVMGSKVGGPSLDARRDPLFHQGSPCCLGLVPVEEVERLDCCRSRGDLHPQNPVIASLGQDLPRHLNSSPPPLRPLETHSPTS, encoded by the exons GAATCTGCTCCCGCGCTTCCACTGCATCCCCTGAGGCAGCTTATGGGACCCTTCCCTGGGCACCTCTGCCCCAGGAAACGCTGCATGGGATGGCAATGACACGTGGAAAGAAGAGACCCATGTCCCCCATCTCATGCCTCTTCCTTGCAGCTGCTAGCTGCTTTGCCAGACTGA GTGAATCTCTGCAAGTGACAGTGCAGCCTGCCTCCATTGTCCAAAAGCTTGGGGGCCTAGTCAGCCTGGGTTGTGTGGTGGATCCCCCCAGAGTGAACCTCACATGGAGACTCAACGGGAAAGAGTTGGCTGGATCGGACGAGGTGCTGGGTATCCACATTGAGCGAGGGAAACTTGTCATCGCAGCTCTCAACAACCGCACGGTGGGGCGATACCAATGCATCGCTCGAGTTCCCGAAGGAGTCATTGCCAGTGTCCCCGCGGTGGTCACATTAGCTA ATCTCAAAGATTTCAAGTTCGATGGCCAGCATGTGATCGAGGTGGATGAAGGGAACACGGCCGTGATCGCCTGCGACCTGCCTGAAAGTCACCCCAAGGCTCAGGTCCGCTACAGCGTGAAGCAGGAGTGGCTAGAGGCCTCCCGAG ACAATTACCTTATCATGCCATCCGGGAACCTTCAGATCGTCAATGCCAGCCAGGAGGATGAGGGGACTTACAAATGTGCTGCCTACAACCCTGTGACGCAGGAGGTGAAAACCTCCGTCTCCAGTGAGAGGCTCCGTGTGAGAC GCTCCACAGCAGAGGCAGCCCGGATAATTTACCCCCCCGAAGCTCAGACCATCATTGTCACCAAGGGCCAAAGCCTCATCCTGGAGTGTGTGGCCAGCGGGATCCCCCCACCCCGGGTCAGCTGGGCCAAAGATGGCTCCAGTGTCTCTGCATACAACAAGACGCGCTTCCTGCTCAGCAACCTCCTGATTGACCCCACCAGTGAGGAAGACTCGGGCACCTACAGCTGCACAGCCGACAATGGGGTTGGGGAAGCTGGAGCCGCATTCATCTTCTACAATGTGCAAGTGTTTG AGCCACCGGAGGTCACCATGGAGCTGTCCCAGCAGATCATTCCCTGGGGCCAGAGCGCCAAGTTCACCTGTGAGGTGCGAGGGAACCCCCAGCCCTCCGTCATGTGGCTGCGCAACGCTGTCCCCCTCTCTGCCAGCCATCGGCTGCGGCTGTCCCGCAAGGCACTGCGACTGGTCAGTGTAGGGCCCGAGGATGACGGCATATACCAGTGCATGGCGGAGAACGAGGTCGGCAGCGCGCAAGCCATGGTGCAACTGAGGACAGCCAGGCCAG GAGCTACACGCAACCCTGGGCGAGATGCCCAGCTGGGCTCGGCTCAGCCTCCAACGCCACCTTCCAGGGACAGTGCCTTAAAGCTGCCCCTGGATAAAGCTGTACTGCCAAAGCCTGGGACGACCCCACTGGCAGCGTCTCCACAGTGTGCAGCCAACAGTGAGCTGGTGTCTCCAGCTGAGGCCCCCATCATCCTCAGTTCTCCTCGGACATCCAAGACGGACAGCTACGATCTGGTGTGGAGACCCCGGCCTGACAGCAGAGCCCCCATCCTCTATTATGTGGTGAAGCATCGCAAG GTCACCAACGCCTCGGACAGCTGGGCAGTGAGGGACATCCCAGCCTCGCAGCACCGCCTGACCCTCACCAGGCTGGACCCTGGGAGCCTTTACGAGGTGGAGATGGCCGCTCACAACTGCGCCGGCGAGGGACAGACGGCCATGGTGACCTTCCGGACTG GCCGGCGCCCCAAACCAGAAATTGTTGCCAGcaaagagcagcaaatccagaagGACGACCCAGGCACGAGCACTCAGAGCAGTAACCAGCCCGACAACAGCCGTCTGTCCC CTCCAGAGGCACCAGATCGTCCAACCATCTCTGTGGCATCAGAGACTTCTGTGTATGTGACTTGGATTCCCCGTGGGAATGGCGGGTTCCCCATCCAGTCTTTCCGTGTGGAATATAAGAAATTGAAGAAGTTGGGAGACTGGGTCCTGGCCACCAGTGACATTCCTCCCTCTCGCCTCTCTGTTGAAATCCCGGGCCTGGAGAAAG GCATGTCCTACAAATTCCGTGTCCGGGCACTGAACATCCTGGGAGAGAGTGAGCCCAGTGCGGCGTCTCGGCCATATGTGGTGTCTGGGTACAGCAACCGAGTCTACGAGCGCCCTGTGGCCGGGCCATACATCACCTTCACAGATGCCATCAATGAGACCACCATCATGCTGAAGTGGATG TATATCCCAGCCAGCAACAACAACACTCCCATCCATGGTTTTTACATCTACTACCGCCCCACTGACAGTGACAATGACAGCGACTACAAgaaggatgtggtggaag GAGATCGGTACTGGCATTCCATCAGCcacctgcagccagaaacctCCTATGACATTAAGATGCAGTGCTTCAACGAGGGTGGCGAAAGCGAGTTCAGCAACGTGATGATCTGTGAAACAAAAG CTCGGAAGTCTCTTGGTTTGCCTGGTCGTCTTCCACCCTCCACAGTGGTCCCCCAGCAGCGTCCCCCACTCAGTGGTGGGCACAGTGGCCTGGGGACAGGAGCCATGGTGGCCCGTTCCAGCGACCTGCCATACTTGATTGTAGGCGTTGTGCTGGGCTCTATCGTACTCCTCATCGTGGCTTTCATCCCCTTTTGCCTTTGGAGAGCCTGGTCCAAGCAGA aGCAAACCATTGACATGGGCTTCCCAGGAGCTGGGCTGCTGGTATCATCCTGCCAATACACCATGGTGCCTCTGAGGGGCATCTCTGCTCCTCGTGCCAATGGCCACCCCTACGTTAATGGGCAGCCCTATGCTAACGGGGCACATCTAAATGGCATCTGCCCTTCTGCAGGAGTGGGATATGCAAGCACCAAGCCCCGAGATTACAGTCCAGATGAAGTCCCGCAG tCACACGAGGAGACCAACGCCTTGCTGCAGGCAAGAGTGCTGCACAATGGGAACGCCCAGCAAGACTACCAGCCCTCCAG ATTGCCTAACTCGAGAACAGAAGACAGCTCTTTCCTCTACAGTCTCCCAGATGACTCCACTCACCAGCTTCTTCAGCCACAAGATGACTGTCCTCACCTTCAAGAGCACTTTGTTGGCCTCCATCATCCAGTGATGGGCAGCAAAGTGGGAGGCCCTAGCCTGGATGCTCGACGGGATCCTCTGTTCCACCAAG GAAGCCCTTGCTGCCTAGGCCTAGTGCCAGTTGAAGAGGTAGAAAGACTAGATTGCTGCCGGTCCCGAGGAGATCTCCATCCCCAGAATCCAGTGATTGCATCTTTGGGTCAGGACCTACCAAGACATCTGAACAGCAGCCCGCCACCACTGAGGCCCTTAGAGACTCATTCTCCCACCAGCTAG
- the BOC gene encoding brother of CDO isoform X5, with translation MAMTRGKKRPMSPISCLFLAAASCFARLSESLQVTVQPASIVQKLGGLVSLGCVVDPPRVNLTWRLNGKELAGSDEVLGIHIERGKLVIAALNNRTVGRYQCIARVPEGVIASVPAVVTLANLKDFKFDGQHVIEVDEGNTAVIACDLPESHPKAQVRYSVKQEWLEASRDNYLIMPSGNLQIVNASQEDEGTYKCAAYNPVTQEVKTSVSSERLRVRRSTAEAARIIYPPEAQTIIVTKGQSLILECVASGIPPPRVSWAKDGSSVSAYNKTRFLLSNLLIDPTSEEDSGTYSCTADNGVGEAGAAFIFYNVQVFEPPEVTMELSQQIIPWGQSAKFTCEVRGNPQPSVMWLRNAVPLSASHRLRLSRKALRLVSVGPEDDGIYQCMAENEVGSAQAMVQLRTARPGATRNPGRDAQLGSAQPPTPPSRDSALKLPLDKAVLPKPGTTPLAASPQCAANSELVSPAEAPIILSSPRTSKTDSYDLVWRPRPDSRAPILYYVVKHRKQVTNASDSWAVRDIPASQHRLTLTRLDPGSLYEVEMAAHNCAGEGQTAMVTFRTGKGRRPKPEIVASKEQQIQKDDPGTSTQSSNQPDNSRLSPPEAPDRPTISVASETSVYVTWIPRGNGGFPIQSFRVEYKKLKKLGDWVLATSDIPPSRLSVEIPGLEKGMSYKFRVRALNILGESEPSAASRPYVVSGYSNRVYERPVAGPYITFTDAINETTIMLKWMYIPASNNNTPIHGFYIYYRPTDSDNDSDYKKDVVEGDRYWHSISHLQPETSYDIKMQCFNEGGESEFSNVMICETKARKSLGLPGRLPPSTVVPQQRPPLSGGHSGLGTGAMVARSSDLPYLIVGVVLGSIVLLIVAFIPFCLWRAWSKQKQTIDMGFPGAGLLVSSCQYTMVPLRGISAPRANGHPYVNGQPYANGAHLNGICPSAGVGYASTKPRDYSPDEVPQSHEETNALLQARVLHNGNAQQDYQPSRLPNSRTEDSSFLYSLPDDSTHQLLQPQDDCPHLQEHFVGLHHPVMGSKVGGPSLDARRDPLFHQGSPCCLGLVPVEEVERLDCCRSRGDLHPQNPVIASLGQDLPRHLNSSPPPLRPLETHSPTS, from the exons ATGGCAATGACACGTGGAAAGAAGAGACCCATGTCCCCCATCTCATGCCTCTTCCTTGCAGCTGCTAGCTGCTTTGCCAGACTGA GTGAATCTCTGCAAGTGACAGTGCAGCCTGCCTCCATTGTCCAAAAGCTTGGGGGCCTAGTCAGCCTGGGTTGTGTGGTGGATCCCCCCAGAGTGAACCTCACATGGAGACTCAACGGGAAAGAGTTGGCTGGATCGGACGAGGTGCTGGGTATCCACATTGAGCGAGGGAAACTTGTCATCGCAGCTCTCAACAACCGCACGGTGGGGCGATACCAATGCATCGCTCGAGTTCCCGAAGGAGTCATTGCCAGTGTCCCCGCGGTGGTCACATTAGCTA ATCTCAAAGATTTCAAGTTCGATGGCCAGCATGTGATCGAGGTGGATGAAGGGAACACGGCCGTGATCGCCTGCGACCTGCCTGAAAGTCACCCCAAGGCTCAGGTCCGCTACAGCGTGAAGCAGGAGTGGCTAGAGGCCTCCCGAG ACAATTACCTTATCATGCCATCCGGGAACCTTCAGATCGTCAATGCCAGCCAGGAGGATGAGGGGACTTACAAATGTGCTGCCTACAACCCTGTGACGCAGGAGGTGAAAACCTCCGTCTCCAGTGAGAGGCTCCGTGTGAGAC GCTCCACAGCAGAGGCAGCCCGGATAATTTACCCCCCCGAAGCTCAGACCATCATTGTCACCAAGGGCCAAAGCCTCATCCTGGAGTGTGTGGCCAGCGGGATCCCCCCACCCCGGGTCAGCTGGGCCAAAGATGGCTCCAGTGTCTCTGCATACAACAAGACGCGCTTCCTGCTCAGCAACCTCCTGATTGACCCCACCAGTGAGGAAGACTCGGGCACCTACAGCTGCACAGCCGACAATGGGGTTGGGGAAGCTGGAGCCGCATTCATCTTCTACAATGTGCAAGTGTTTG AGCCACCGGAGGTCACCATGGAGCTGTCCCAGCAGATCATTCCCTGGGGCCAGAGCGCCAAGTTCACCTGTGAGGTGCGAGGGAACCCCCAGCCCTCCGTCATGTGGCTGCGCAACGCTGTCCCCCTCTCTGCCAGCCATCGGCTGCGGCTGTCCCGCAAGGCACTGCGACTGGTCAGTGTAGGGCCCGAGGATGACGGCATATACCAGTGCATGGCGGAGAACGAGGTCGGCAGCGCGCAAGCCATGGTGCAACTGAGGACAGCCAGGCCAG GAGCTACACGCAACCCTGGGCGAGATGCCCAGCTGGGCTCGGCTCAGCCTCCAACGCCACCTTCCAGGGACAGTGCCTTAAAGCTGCCCCTGGATAAAGCTGTACTGCCAAAGCCTGGGACGACCCCACTGGCAGCGTCTCCACAGTGTGCAGCCAACAGTGAGCTGGTGTCTCCAGCTGAGGCCCCCATCATCCTCAGTTCTCCTCGGACATCCAAGACGGACAGCTACGATCTGGTGTGGAGACCCCGGCCTGACAGCAGAGCCCCCATCCTCTATTATGTGGTGAAGCATCGCAAG CAGGTCACCAACGCCTCGGACAGCTGGGCAGTGAGGGACATCCCAGCCTCGCAGCACCGCCTGACCCTCACCAGGCTGGACCCTGGGAGCCTTTACGAGGTGGAGATGGCCGCTCACAACTGCGCCGGCGAGGGACAGACGGCCATGGTGACCTTCCGGACTGGTAAAG GCCGGCGCCCCAAACCAGAAATTGTTGCCAGcaaagagcagcaaatccagaagGACGACCCAGGCACGAGCACTCAGAGCAGTAACCAGCCCGACAACAGCCGTCTGTCCC CTCCAGAGGCACCAGATCGTCCAACCATCTCTGTGGCATCAGAGACTTCTGTGTATGTGACTTGGATTCCCCGTGGGAATGGCGGGTTCCCCATCCAGTCTTTCCGTGTGGAATATAAGAAATTGAAGAAGTTGGGAGACTGGGTCCTGGCCACCAGTGACATTCCTCCCTCTCGCCTCTCTGTTGAAATCCCGGGCCTGGAGAAAG GCATGTCCTACAAATTCCGTGTCCGGGCACTGAACATCCTGGGAGAGAGTGAGCCCAGTGCGGCGTCTCGGCCATATGTGGTGTCTGGGTACAGCAACCGAGTCTACGAGCGCCCTGTGGCCGGGCCATACATCACCTTCACAGATGCCATCAATGAGACCACCATCATGCTGAAGTGGATG TATATCCCAGCCAGCAACAACAACACTCCCATCCATGGTTTTTACATCTACTACCGCCCCACTGACAGTGACAATGACAGCGACTACAAgaaggatgtggtggaag GAGATCGGTACTGGCATTCCATCAGCcacctgcagccagaaacctCCTATGACATTAAGATGCAGTGCTTCAACGAGGGTGGCGAAAGCGAGTTCAGCAACGTGATGATCTGTGAAACAAAAG CTCGGAAGTCTCTTGGTTTGCCTGGTCGTCTTCCACCCTCCACAGTGGTCCCCCAGCAGCGTCCCCCACTCAGTGGTGGGCACAGTGGCCTGGGGACAGGAGCCATGGTGGCCCGTTCCAGCGACCTGCCATACTTGATTGTAGGCGTTGTGCTGGGCTCTATCGTACTCCTCATCGTGGCTTTCATCCCCTTTTGCCTTTGGAGAGCCTGGTCCAAGCAGA aGCAAACCATTGACATGGGCTTCCCAGGAGCTGGGCTGCTGGTATCATCCTGCCAATACACCATGGTGCCTCTGAGGGGCATCTCTGCTCCTCGTGCCAATGGCCACCCCTACGTTAATGGGCAGCCCTATGCTAACGGGGCACATCTAAATGGCATCTGCCCTTCTGCAGGAGTGGGATATGCAAGCACCAAGCCCCGAGATTACAGTCCAGATGAAGTCCCGCAG tCACACGAGGAGACCAACGCCTTGCTGCAGGCAAGAGTGCTGCACAATGGGAACGCCCAGCAAGACTACCAGCCCTCCAG ATTGCCTAACTCGAGAACAGAAGACAGCTCTTTCCTCTACAGTCTCCCAGATGACTCCACTCACCAGCTTCTTCAGCCACAAGATGACTGTCCTCACCTTCAAGAGCACTTTGTTGGCCTCCATCATCCAGTGATGGGCAGCAAAGTGGGAGGCCCTAGCCTGGATGCTCGACGGGATCCTCTGTTCCACCAAG GAAGCCCTTGCTGCCTAGGCCTAGTGCCAGTTGAAGAGGTAGAAAGACTAGATTGCTGCCGGTCCCGAGGAGATCTCCATCCCCAGAATCCAGTGATTGCATCTTTGGGTCAGGACCTACCAAGACATCTGAACAGCAGCCCGCCACCACTGAGGCCCTTAGAGACTCATTCTCCCACCAGCTAG